The Ooceraea biroi isolate clonal line C1 chromosome 3, Obir_v5.4, whole genome shotgun sequence genome contains the following window.
TCTACTTCAGGTAAAGTATACGTTGGCTGTTCATGCGCATCTCTCGTCTTACATGGCTTGAGAGGAATCATTTCTTGTTTCCATTCGCAAATATCACGGaggttattattattctccaTCACGACTaaggataataattataggTAATACTCCCCTTATGTACGGATGTGCTGGCGGACACAAAGAAGTTGTGCGCGTCTTGTTAGATGCGGGAGCCAACGTTGAAGATCACAATGAGAACGGTCATACACCCCTGATGGAAGCGGCAAGCGCCGGACACGTTGAAGTTGCCAAGATCTTGCTCGAGCACGGCGCTGGTATTAATACTCATTCCAACGAATTTAAGGAATCCGCATTAACGTTGGCTTGTTACAAGGGGCACTTGGAAATGGTTCGGTTCTTGCTGGAAGCGGGTGCAGATCAGGTATGATCATTTGTTTTTACCTCTCCACGAAGATGacaattaaaaactttaataacTTTCTGTTAAAAACTTTCACTGTTAAACTACACTTTTAATGCGAATATCTGCGACGTTGTACGTTATAACAATATGTTATGCTACATTAGATGTCACTGTGTCATTGTGTCATGTAATGACATGTCACAATACACTGTGTCTTAAATCTGAACTACTTTCGTAAACAtaacacgcacacacacaacatGACTCAGCTACAGTGAAGGTTAAGTAAGGATTTTTAAGGACGGTAAAATTGAAAGGAAGGGACGATGTTATCGACTCTGATTGGATGCGCCATGTTGCCGGTCTTTCGATTGACAGCGATTGTTTGCTGCAACAGTAACAGTAAAGTTACAACAGTGGCGCTCTTAGCAATCGCTTCTCCCTCAGAAATTCTGTCTCGTGTGAACGACTCGCACCCAGACGTGTCACGTTGCACTTTTAATTcgataattgtataaataattgtataaataattttagtgATTGATATATTTGATTATCACAGGAACATAAAACAGACGAGATGCATACCGCTCTGATGGAAGCTTCTATGGACGGTCACGTAGAAGTGGCCCGTTTACTCTTAGACTCAGGTGCCCAAGTGAATATGCCGACGGATAGTTTCGAATCTCCGTTAACGCTGGCGGCTTGTGGAGGACATGTAGATCTAGCTATGCTGCTGATTGAACGTGGAGCGAACATTGAAGAAGTTAACGATGAGGGGTACACACCACTAATGGAAGCAGCGCGAGAGGGACATGAAGAAATGGTTGCTCTGCTCTTGAGCCAAGGTGAGTGACCTTTTTAACTCTTTTTAACTGAGCGAACAGTCGATAGTAATGTTGGTGATTTAATGGATTTAAAATATGAGTGAttctgattaataaaaaaggtGCGAACATCAACGCCCAAACGGAGGAAACGCAGGAAACGGCACTTACCTTGGCCTGTTGCGGCGGCTTTCTCGAAGTTGCCGATTTTTTAATCAAGGCAGGAGCCGACATTGAATTGGGAGCATCTACCCCGTTAATGGAAGCTGCGCAGGAGGGACACTTGGATCTTGTTCGATATTTATTGGAATCCGCAGCAGATGTTCATGCACAGACGCAAACGGGCGATACAGCATTGACGTATGCTTGTGAAAACGGCCATACTGATGTTGCTGACCTTCTGTTACAATTTGGTGCTGATCTTGTAAGTGtcttattaacaattataatactaaaactattttttttcatgtgcATCTTCTCAAATTTCTTGAGATACATTGAGTTCACTATTTTGTGTTACAGGAACATGAATCTGAAGGGGGTAGAACTCCACTGATGAAGGCTTGCAGGGCTGGCCATCTGTGTACTGTCCAGTTTCTTATATCGAAGCGTGCCGATGTTAATCGACAAACAACAAACAATGATCACACACCTCTTTCGTTGGCATGCGCTGGTGGTCATCTTGCAGTAGTGGAACTACTTCTTGCGCAGTCTGCGAACCcgtttcataaattaaaagtagGCACAAGTGTCGAAAAGACAGCACTCGAAAACTTATTGCTTtgtgattatatatttttactcgcATAAGTGTGGACTCTCGTCAAAAAatcaacttttaatattaaattgtttgaGTGCCAGAGACAGGTTCTGATATATGTAGGAAAAATGTCAGACAAGACTCTGCAGCAAATTTGACGATCAATGCTATTGTTTCTGTTGTAACTTGGTAATTGATTAGCGGTTTtaggttaatttttatttaaaaatttttttacttttaaatatgataaataaaaaagctaCGTATAAGCTACGtaccaaattttatttttacttgttATTCGCAGATGTAAAACAGGAGCAGCGTAatcacgctcgcgtttcttGGCGTTCAAACAGTTAAGATTTATTGTatctttgcaatttattttatttttattctaaatttaattctaaattcCACGGTGAATTCTACttactaaataatttaataaggaATCCCTCCCTATTATTTTGGATTTACTATTGTCACAATTTTTGCCAATGCTAGTATTGATACGAAGCAATAATGTTAATTGGTAATTGCGTCACAATTTGCCAATACTAGTATTGATATGAAGCAATAATGTTAATTGATAATTGCGTTTAGAAGAGCAAGGTATCGAGAATTGTACATTTCAATTCAGTggacaaataattaaataatagaacGAAAATGTGTGTCCAACTTGCATGAAGCatatcttgatattttataaagctATATATCAATATGTAACCTCATAAACTGTATTGCAGGATAATTCTACCATGCTGATAGAAGCAGCCAAAGGTGGTCACACAGCTGTTGTCCAACTTTTATTGGATTATCCTCATAGCATTATGATGAGTACTCCACATAATGCTGCACCCACATCTGCTATGTTATTGtcacaacaacaacagcagcaacaacagcagccgcagcaacaacaacagcctcaacaacaacagcaacatcaGCAGCACATAAGTCATCAGCAACACGTACCTCCTCATCCCCAACAAACCTCTACGCAATCAGAAcatcaacagcagcagcaacagcagcaaacTGCCGAGCAACAGCAAGCGCAAAATCTTCAGCCGAAACACAATACGCAAAAGTCGTTATTGAGAAAGAATCGATCAGTGACGATGATGCCCGACATGAGCCTTACTTCTGCCGAGGCGCAACAAGTACGTTCGCAACCTGCAGGAGAATCGGCCGCTACCACCAAGGACGATACCAATATTCTTGATAAGGGCAGTGGAGGGTTTACCAGTTTGTCGGAACCTAATATTAGTCTTAGTCCGACGCCGGCAGCGTCAACGCAGGGAGTcattgaaagaaaaagtagTAGACCAAATCAAGTCCTTCATAAGCAACAGATACCTGAAGAATTACAGGTATGTTTGATGTGATATGTACATGTCCTTGTACTTGCGTGCTTCTCGATAAAATTTCTCAGTAAATTCCTCGCAAAAGAgtcaaaatttgtttaatattcaaCTATTTTAATGGACTATGAGTTTAAGaatatttagtattttatattttataactgtaTCGCACTTTACATTTATCATCGtgtcttttctctttcaagCCATGTAATTATGGCTTCCAAAGGCTAGACCGAGAACTACAAATGAAAGCTGCGGCGCATGTGTTCTCTGGTTCTCGAAATTCTATCATAACTCAACCTCAGCAGCCGCAGCCGCAGCCGCAGCAAGATCCCAGTGAGACAGAAGCTTTATTACCAGGAATGCTTAACATCGATTTACCAGCTCAGTCGACAACGTCATCTCAtggtatcttttttttcactttacCTGTTTACTCGAAATTAAAGATCTGTATAagcgaatatattttttcaacgcACCTACTTTGCCTGAAAGGCTTAGTTTGCAGTACGACTGGCATGGCCGGCAGTGCATTATCGTACCAAGGAAATAGTGATGCAGCATTGGTTTGCAGTGCTTACCTAGATGGTAAAATAATGGGCTTGCAACAATTCCAGAAGACGCTGTCCGTAGCCCCGACCGTGACGGAAACATTTCCTACGAATACATTTCCCTCCTCACCCCCTTTGTCCCTTGCGCCATTACCTGCTACAACTGCTAGTACCATGTCCCTAATCACTGTTCCTACTTCTTCCTCGGCGACCACACCAAGTCCACCGAGCATCTCTACTCCTCCGACAGTCATAGCCGTTTCCCAATCGCCTATCACTGCGAGCAGCGATGTCAGCCAGAATACCGCTATTAGCGATCGCCCGAAAGCTAAACCCGTATctaagaaagaaggaaaaaatgtGCGAAAGGCCGCCTCTGGCATAGCAATGGCGAAATTACAGCAAACGCAGGCGACCATAATGGCTGGGCTTCAACAACAGTATCAGCAAAAGCAGCGTCAACACACCTATCAGGTACAGCAGGTGCACCAATTGCAGCAACTCAATCAACAGCTGCAACTTCAGTTGGATCAAGTGCAggtagaattaaaaaaaaattacttccTGTCCTGTCTGCATACTTGTTGCGAGTATTGTTCACTTTCTCTTTGATTTAGatacaacagcagcagcagcagacaCAGCAGACGCAACCGCAACCGCAACAATCTCAACAGCAGCCTCAATCGCAACAACAGACCAATGTAGTCGGTAATGGTGCAAGCAACATACTCATGCCCACTCAATTGATGTCGCACTTGCATCCTACGCATCATCATTTACACAGCCTGgtaatttttaaagtaataacAGTAAATTAATCAGTACACAGTTAATAGCCAAGTTGTTAGATACTTGGTTACTAATACTTTGTTAAGCCTCGTGTCTACGACGCTAGAAATCGATCCGCGATCTCGACAAGGCTTTAGTTATATATAGTAAAATGCATTTGtttgatttttttcaatagCAAACGCAAGAGAATCTTCCTGAACAAGTAGATCCCGAGTTAGCACGAAAGTATAGAGAAAATACTTGCGCGTTCTTCACTGGCGGCCAAAAATCCAAAACCTTTTCCGCTAATGAAAGAGTACTGAAACTGGAAGATGGCACGGATATTCCTATCGACGATGCGTTTGAAATTTTTCGCTCCATCAGTTTTGACGACGCAGTGGATGGTGCGTATATCTTCcttaaaaaatagtaaaaataagatttttaagtatattattattttattcttttcatttatttgtaGCAACGGAAGATCAAGAAAAGCTTGAGTTAAAGAGATTAGATGTATCAAGCAATAAAGAAccacagcagcagcagcagcaacatcTGCAAACTACGCAAATCGTTCAGCAGAGCGGCAGTCCGCACGTGTCCCAGGAATATTTCACTGACCCAGTGTTATCCGTACCAACGGTGTCTCTTCCAACACTACAATCGCTGCAAGTGACCTTACCATCGCTACAAGTGACCAGTGCTGGCGTCCAGATAGAGGCAGACATATCAGCAGGCTTACAACTAACAAGTGCGCAATCTTTGCAAAATCCGGCGCTCAAAAACCGTCTCAGAGCATTTGAAGAGGGCTTTCGCCAAGGTAGCATACACTTCCGCGAATGCATACAGCATATGAACCCCGAAACTTTCCAGCCACAGCTGTTACTGCAATCTTCCcaaataagtaaatatatcgatatgaATAATGTGTCCGTGctgtaataattgttaattgtacTTGGTCTTGCTTGTTAACTAGCGTTTCCCACGCAAACTTTACCGGCCGTGAGCGGAACTACCGGGATTATAGATAGTATACCTCATCAGTCGAGCGGTTTTGCACAGTCCACCACCTGCAGCACCAATCAAGTTCAAGTGGCTACTCAGACTCAAGCGCCGGTCACGACGACCGTTGCTAACGTAGCCGCGCCCGACAAAAAACAGGTATACACTGCGCCCACGACCGGCAAAGGTAAAAAGGCAAGGTATCCTCTTTTGCCGCAACAACAATCTTGCCAGCAACAACAAACTGCCAGTGCTCAGCAAACTCCTAATTTTCCGGCGCAGAACTATCAGTTAGACCCAGCGACAGGTGAGAGTTGACTCTAACGATAATTTCTCCAAGAATAGTTTTAGAAATCGATTAATAAAGATTTCTTAATgacaaattatgaaaaaattaatgatttgtTAATGACGAAGATATCTCAACAGTTGGGGGATATGCGACCAATCAAGTTCCACCTACGTCGTTTTCGTGTATGGACGTTGACTCGGAAACGGACAGCAATCATGATACAGCACTAACATTGGCGTGTGCAGGAGGACACGAAGACCTCGTGGAACTTCTTCTCAGTCGTGGTGCAGACATAGGTAAGTAAAACAATACACGTACATGGcattatgtacattattacgacgtaatatttatacatcgGGGGATTTAAGTATTTCCGAATATATCTTTGAGAATTAAATGATAGCATATGTGCTATTGTTTAATTCAGATGTGTCATCATGCGACATGTAGTAGCACATAAcatagaagaaaatattgttatgCGGTCCAGATTTTacgatgtaaaaatatttcaatttttataacagaGCACAGAGATAAAAAAGGATTTACGCCACTTATTTTGGCTGCGACCGCTGGCCATCAGAAAGTAGTAGAGATTTTATTGAATCATGGAGCCGACATCGAAGCGCAATCCGAACGTACCAAGGATACGCCATTATCGCTTGCATGCAGCGGCGGAAGGTTCGAAGTGGTCGAACTGCTGCTCAACCGTGGCGCGAACAAAGAACATCGCAATGTTTCCGATTACACGCCCTTAAGCCTCGCAGCATCGGGCGGCTATGTTAACATAATAAAGCTTTTACTTAGCCACGGCGCCGAAATTAATTCTCGCACAGGTTCGAAGCTGGGTATATCGCCTCTTATGCTAGCTGCTATGAACGGTCATAcaggtaaaaaattaaattatgatttaattatgAGATCTCTGatcatttttatcatcaatttaatctgataatgtaattaattgcattaaattgCAACTGATATCTGTATTTCGCATAACTTTTGTACTAAAcagataagaaaatatatattaataataatttgtagcGGCGGTTAAATTATTACTGGATATGGGCAGCGATATTAATGCGCAGATAGAAACCAACCGCAATACAGCATTAACACTCGCTTGTTTTCAAGGAAGACACGAAGTTGTTAGTCTTCTTCTCGATCGAAAAGCCAATGTTGAGCATCGAGCAAAGgtaatgcaatatatattacCCAACATTCAGataatacaaaatgtaaataataataagcgcGTATACACGTTTGATCATGCTTTCGTAcggtattatataattatattgtggAAGCACAGCAAGACGTAGATTAGTATGTTAAATTTTGATTGAAGGAGTTCGATTAGCGAACTACGTTGTTGATCAAAATACTCGAGattgtacattattttaccaatgcgaaataattatggttttatttatttattttttttatgaagaCGGGTTTGACACCTTTGATGGAAGCAGCAAGCGGTGGCTATGTCGAAGTTGGCCGCGTATTACTCAACAAAGGTGCAGATGTTAACGCGACACCTGTTCCATCATCCCGTGATACTGCTCTTACTATCGCCGCTGATAAAGGACACTGCCGTTTCGTAGAACTTTTATTGCAGAAGTAATTTGTTCacttcattatcattatcaggTTTCTTTTTACAAGAACACAATAATAATCAGTCTTCTTATTCTTTTAGAGGCACCCAGGttgaagtaaaaaataaaaaagggaaCAGTCCGCTATGGTTGGCTGCAAACGGTGGGCATCTTAGTGTTATAGACATGCTGTATCAGTCGCATGCAGATATCGACTCGCAAGATAATCGcaaggtaaaaatatttgcataatttattttatatatttaaaatggaaaggttatttaatgtaatatcggttacgtttctttttttctctctttcgaaaTTTTTGAGCAATTGTAAAACATCTTTTGTGATGACAATTAGGTCTCTTGTCTGATGGCCGCGTTTCGCAAAGGCCATATTAAGGTTGTCAAATGGATGGTGAATCATGTTACGCAATTTCCAAGTGACCAAGAGATGACAAGGTATATAGCGACTATCAATGACAAAGAGCTTCTGGAAAAGTGTCAGGACTGCGTTAAAGTGATTAGAGCTGCCAAAGAGACTCAGGCTGCTAAGGCGAACAAAAATGCTACTATACTACTTGAAGAGCTCGACATGGAAAAGAATAGAGAGGAATCGAAGAAAGCAGCTGCAGCGCGAAGacgtgagagaaagaaaaagaagaagctgGAGAAAAAGGAAGTGAAACGTAGACTTCACgaggaatataaaaagaacGAGACAGCATTCGAAGATAAAGAAGAAAGCGGGAAAAAATCGGGCGATGAGGAATGCGATCGGGCGGAAGATAGCGAACATGAGGCAGGCGATGAAAGAATGGAGAGTGTTCCATCGCCCGTGAACAGAAGCCCGGAAGATCCTGATAGAGAAGAGGGTGATAGTGGAATTGATGCAAATAGTCAGGGCAGCTGTAGTAGTACCGACGTGAAAGctcgagaaaagaagaaagataagaaaaagaagaagaataataataatcccagTAATAACGATAAGGATATATCTCCTCAGCGTTCACCCAAAACACTTCTCGCACAAAACACTAATTTATCTCAAAACACAGCAACATCGACTAAATCCCAAAATAACGCTTCAGAGAAGTAAGTAGGAAACGCCTTTTCTTCCTGTCTTGCATCATGAATCATCGTGAATAAATAAGCGTtacgaataaaaatgaatatgaTTTTAAAATGACATAGAACTACGTCGCCCCAACTATGTTAATACAATATTGTCTTATATAGCGATAATTTTTGCAGACGAATTATGACTAACGTTACCAGTGGCATGTCCGTGTCGACAACCTCGGTCACGACCACCAGAGCGTCCACAACTACCAGTTCTGATCGGAAACTTAAAGGTCAATTAGTTTTCGAGTCCTCCAGACATCCTGCTGATAGGGAGGATTTCGAAGCGACTGGTAACGAGACTTACGTTTCCGGCAAAGGCAAGAAatcgtacaataataattatgatggCGATAGTCTGAACACATCGACGAAAACGAGTAACACGAGTCCGAAGCAAAGCGGAAAGCGTGAGGAGGGATGGAAAGAGGTTGTACGAAAGTAAGATATACGCATTCGTAAATGTTTTTTAACGCGGACTTTTATAGCTcggacaaaaaattaattttatgtatagaatcaggtacatatatatatatatatatatatatatatatatacacacacgatatgatacgatacgatatatatatgatttcgATAGGGGACAATCGGACGATTCGGGAAGATTTATGAATTCACCATTCCGTTCTAAGAAGGTATCTGTTCCGCCAAATGCTATCAGTCGAGTTATAGGGAGGGGTGGTAGCAACATAAACGCTATTCGTGGTGCAACAGGCGCGCATATTGAAGTGGAAAAGCAAAGTAAATGTCAAGGCGAaagaattattacaattaagtGAGTATTTGATGGTGCGTCGTATTACAGAAACAAActatactatattttataattaatacatgaatttgaatattattaatgtaatacgttTTATGTTTTCAGGGGATCTTCTGATGCGACGAAACAAGCTCACTCATTAATAACAACACTTATTAAGGAACCAGAAGTGGATATATTGCATATGCTCTCAAAATCGAAGCTCAATAACCTCGTAACAACCTGGGACAAATCTGTGTCTACTGTTGCTGTAAGTGTGCGAAATCtatgttataaattaaaattcatttaaggTGCGGGgcgatgaaattaattaattatgaattattttagaCAAATAAAACGAAAGTTGGCTCTGTAAATAAACCATCTAGTCTGGCATCCAGTACAACTAGCAATCAAGTTAACAAATCGGGATATCCATCAGGTGTATCTACAGTTAATTCATTGATT
Protein-coding sequences here:
- the LOC105281422 gene encoding ankyrin repeat domain-containing protein 17 isoform X3 is translated as MQNVAQGTTSDSQTHEKQPAAAAAPIAPATPAAAASSLQHDTGKTSSTPQSSNSSPTKSETETFSELQPRLMTDSSESEEDSAAEVECFPIEQADLDEDHPESPKFLLPEDSERSVDPETQARLEALLEAAGIGKLSSGDGKHLADHEVLRRLTSSVSCALDEAAAALTRMRSDNPRAPNEKRSLVEACTDGDVRTVRKLLTEGRSVHETTEEGESLLSLACSAGYYELAQVLLAMNANVEDRGIKGDCTPLMEAASAGHVDIVSLLIAHGADVNAQSTSGNTPLMYGCAGGHKEVVRVLLDAGANVEDHNENGHTPLMEAASAGHVEVAKILLEHGAGINTHSNEFKESALTLACYKGHLEMVRFLLEAGADQEHKTDEMHTALMEASMDGHVEVARLLLDSGAQVNMPTDSFESPLTLAACGGHVDLAMLLIERGANIEEVNDEGYTPLMEAAREGHEEMVALLLSQGANINAQTEETQETALTLACCGGFLEVADFLIKAGADIELGASTPLMEAAQEGHLDLVRYLLESAADVHAQTQTGDTALTYACENGHTDVADLLLQFGADLEHESEGGRTPLMKACRAGHLCTVQFLISKRADVNRQTTNNDHTPLSLACAGGHLAVVELLLAQSANPFHKLKDNSTMLIEAAKGGHTAVVQLLLDYPHSIMMSTPHNAAPTSAMLLSQQQQQQQQQPQQQQQPQQQQQHQQHISHQQHVPPHPQQTSTQSEHQQQQQQQQTAEQQQAQNLQPKHNTQKSLLRKNRSVTMMPDMSLTSAEAQQVRSQPAGESAATTKDDTNILDKGSGGFTSLSEPNISLSPTPAASTQGVIERKSSRPNQVLHKQQIPEELQPCNYGFQRLDRELQMKAAAHVFSGSRNSIITQPQQPQPQPQQDPSETEALLPGMLNIDLPAQSTTSSHGLVCSTTGMAGSALSYQGNSDAALVCSAYLDGKIMGLQQFQKTLSVAPTVTETFPTNTFPSSPPLSLAPLPATTASTMSLITVPTSSSATTPSPPSISTPPTVIAVSQSPITASSDVSQNTAISDRPKAKPVSKKEGKNVRKAASGIAMAKLQQTQATIMAGLQQQYQQKQRQHTYQVQQVHQLQQLNQQLQLQLDQVQIQQQQQQTQQTQPQPQQSQQQPQSQQQTNVVGNGASNILMPTQLMSHLHPTHHHLHSLQTQENLPEQVDPELARKYRENTCAFFTGGQKSKTFSANERVLKLEDGTDIPIDDAFEIFRSISFDDAVDATEDQEKLELKRLDVSSNKEPQQQQQQHLQTTQIVQQSGSPHVSQEYFTDPVLSVPTVSLPTLQSLQVTLPSLQVTSAGVQIEADISAGLQLTSAQSLQNPALKNRLRAFEEGFRQAFPTQTLPAVSGTTGIIDSIPHQSSGFAQSTTCSTNQVQVATQTQAPVTTTVANVAAPDKKQVYTAPTTGKGKKARYPLLPQQQSCQQQQTASAQQTPNFPAQNYQLDPATDISTVGGYATNQVPPTSFSCMDVDSETDSNHDTALTLACAGGHEDLVELLLSRGADIEHRDKKGFTPLILAATAGHQKVVEILLNHGADIEAQSERTKDTPLSLACSGGRFEVVELLLNRGANKEHRNVSDYTPLSLAASGGYVNIIKLLLSHGAEINSRTGSKLGISPLMLAAMNGHTAAVKLLLDMGSDINAQIETNRNTALTLACFQGRHEVVSLLLDRKANVEHRAKTGLTPLMEAASGGYVEVGRVLLNKGADVNATPVPSSRDTALTIAADKGHCRFVELLLQKGTQVEVKNKKGNSPLWLAANGGHLSVIDMLYQSHADIDSQDNRKVSCLMAAFRKGHIKVVKWMVNHVTQFPSDQEMTRYIATINDKELLEKCQDCVKVIRAAKETQAAKANKNATILLEELDMEKNREESKKAAAARRRERKKKKKLEKKEVKRRLHEEYKKNETAFEDKEESGKKSGDEECDRAEDSEHEAGDERMESVPSPVNRSPEDPDREEGDSGIDANSQGSCSSTDVKAREKKKDKKKKKNNNNPSNNDKDISPQRSPKTLLAQNTNLSQNTATSTKSQNNASEKRIMTNVTSGMSVSTTSVTTTRASTTTSSDRKLKGQLVFESSRHPADREDFEATGNETYVSGKGKKSYNNNYDGDSLNTSTKTSNTSPKQSGKREEGWKEVVRKGQSDDSGRFMNSPFRSKKVSVPPNAISRVIGRGGSNINAIRGATGAHIEVEKQSKCQGERIITIKGSSDATKQAHSLITTLIKEPEVDILHMLSKSKLNNLVTTWDKSVSTVATNKTKVGSVNKPSSLASSTTSNQVNKSGYPSGVSTVNSLILRSSSTIKLAGTFTPSLPRATAPRLVAAAEKRAQAVAAQMASSSNTKTTMSYTSAIMTAGRTGTKIVTTSTTQTFAAKLSEITASTHSSTTVMQATHTVPTNKQQKPVAQAATVTVMSGTSAAIAHTTSQQQQQQSVVSTSPKHCRPLSTLSTQATMASHYPGKSNYPLGTNTISSSATGNVMSTTNCPESSTVSTSASSIRVTPSPPVASSQTQTLPPPPPPQQQQSQQQSTQQQSQQAARSTTPVVMQEHQQQQQQQQQQSNSTPLEYSLFNDTFTKVTQQSMWGGRENESQKGMNFATVAGGGVSSNTGSGSSTAKFDSSPPQVDASKAPGYRGTTMCSPVSSKSGATSSASNNVMGNVASCSVHNNPMQPAQFQSSTNYSEHPLPNKPPGSLAVARPVIPQQGIDMGTSMAAQFNRQAVYQGDLTSRNATTHQPAAHVIPSTSQPALDVGLFKAANSGGGYEHPNVNSSLLKMVPNESQGGGGHPLLPFHPHMQSFAQTIAPSASVINTTVSMSRLNPRAPDFSSSMHLTSKPQVTMFNAAAAAAAAAAAGSGLHPANIFAATVPAPPPSAIQSNNLAMLGNFPLGKYQAPSRATPAVNTCISTTAQSTRWPFAAPAPHSTYPPHQDPMMSQMGFSNHLANIGAQPGGSIDLITSLENGGSPAISPSSPGQVAQEMSQLKLEDRKVPRPIGTERAWKNYTATGLGGPGGDAESINWMLNEKLVGSWATNCNLAPGIDRHQMFRSNPSYNQRLANVEPEIHPMMDSTFQGHVDTQQPFPANGNAATLSLMPGLTLLPGQFGAPGLAEIPSNEPNKMDPPAWGIPDAVQDKQHPAWNKWAH